In the Leptolyngbya sp. FACHB-261 genome, one interval contains:
- a CDS encoding heme peroxidase family protein has translation MKRLHGFSPRRGDNYPLGQYVPTGKFGRLFPNLRPLTPSKESLTDLGNAMLDTKADNPNGDRDGDNPSVPAGYTYLGQFIDHDITLDTTALKEVLVDPLAIQNFRTPALDLDSVYGSGPSGQPFLYDLDDPDQFLIGSTTAVAADGRPSKEAIAAKPNDLPRVSSGLAVLGDPRNDENLIVAQLHLAFLKFHNKVVQGIKNGSIKQSSPVRKTPFEEARDIVIWHYQWIVLHDFLRLILDIQQLDLVLKQGRAFYKPIGEAFIPVEFSAAAYRLGHSMIRSVYDYNRVFTTDQKSPGFITPATLDLLFAFTAKSGTKDDLFEIPVPSNWIIDWRLFFDLDAPVKVNPSRKLDPFLVNPLANLPNVPAPSSLAVRNLLRGSSLGLPPGQSIARSMGLKPLKPAQIAEGPDGAVAKQHNFHIETPLWYYILKEAQIQAGGRHLGQLGSRIIAEVFVGLLETDSSSFLSRCPDWKPTLPAKVPGTFTFADLLRFVDDLNPIGDKPAPSA, from the coding sequence ATGAAGAGACTCCACGGCTTTAGTCCTCGTAGAGGCGACAATTACCCTCTCGGTCAATATGTGCCCACGGGAAAGTTTGGTAGGTTATTTCCCAATCTGCGGCCGCTCACACCCTCCAAGGAGAGTTTGACCGATTTGGGCAATGCCATGCTCGATACAAAAGCCGATAATCCAAACGGAGATCGAGATGGCGATAACCCTAGTGTTCCAGCTGGCTACACTTATCTTGGCCAATTCATTGATCACGACATCACTCTCGACACAACTGCGCTCAAAGAAGTTTTGGTTGACCCATTAGCCATTCAAAACTTTCGGACTCCCGCCCTTGATTTAGATAGCGTCTACGGTTCGGGTCCCAGCGGGCAGCCCTTTCTCTACGATCTCGATGATCCAGACCAGTTTCTAATTGGTTCAACCACAGCAGTCGCCGCTGATGGGCGACCGAGCAAAGAAGCAATTGCAGCAAAGCCTAACGATCTGCCCCGAGTCAGCAGTGGCCTTGCCGTGCTTGGCGACCCACGCAACGATGAGAATTTGATCGTTGCCCAGCTTCATCTCGCCTTTCTGAAGTTCCACAATAAAGTGGTTCAGGGCATTAAGAACGGCAGCATCAAGCAGAGTTCTCCCGTTCGCAAAACGCCTTTTGAAGAAGCCAGAGACATCGTGATCTGGCATTACCAGTGGATTGTTCTCCACGACTTTCTGCGCCTTATCCTCGACATCCAGCAACTGGATCTGGTGTTGAAACAAGGAAGAGCTTTTTACAAACCGATTGGCGAGGCCTTTATTCCAGTTGAATTTTCTGCAGCAGCCTATCGTCTCGGCCACAGCATGATTCGCTCGGTTTATGACTACAACCGAGTATTTACCACCGATCAAAAGAGCCCTGGCTTTATCACCCCTGCAACACTTGATCTTTTGTTTGCCTTCACAGCTAAATCTGGTACTAAGGATGATCTTTTTGAGATTCCCGTTCCTAGTAACTGGATTATCGATTGGCGGCTATTCTTCGACTTAGATGCTCCAGTGAAGGTCAATCCTAGCCGTAAGCTGGATCCTTTCCTGGTCAATCCTCTGGCAAACTTACCGAATGTTCCTGCTCCCAGTTCATTAGCCGTTAGAAATCTATTGCGTGGCAGTAGTTTAGGTTTGCCACCCGGCCAAAGCATTGCCAGGTCCATGGGACTTAAGCCATTGAAGCCAGCACAAATCGCTGAAGGTCCAGATGGCGCAGTCGCGAAGCAACACAACTTCCATATAGAAACACCGCTCTGGTATTACATCCTTAAGGAAGCGCAGATTCAGGCGGGCGGCAGACACTTAGGCCAATTGGGCAGCCGAATTATTGCCGAGGTTTTTGTTGGTCTCCTAGAAACCGATAGCAGTTCGTTCCTGTCTCGCTGCCCCGACTGGAAACCGACTCTACCGGCAAAGGTTCCTGGAACTTTTACCTTTGCCGATTTGCTGCGGTTTGTCGATGACCTCAATCCTATAGGAGATAAGCCAGCACCAAGCGCCTAA
- a CDS encoding PAS domain S-box protein, which translates to MNELKSLRTQLETSQQSYCGCLGKADIGLALCRLDGTLVDINLGYAAILGYTVEEALTLNCKNITPEKYVEQELAAFQELKRTGLYGPYEKEYIHKDGHLVPVRISGLLLEQNGERLICCSVENLTPTANESPCEIQLQPEAATNTKKPAQAGQKTNR; encoded by the coding sequence ATGAACGAACTAAAATCGCTTCGCACTCAGCTTGAAACTTCTCAGCAGAGCTACTGTGGCTGCTTAGGAAAAGCTGACATCGGTCTAGCTTTATGTCGGTTGGATGGAACCTTAGTAGATATAAATCTAGGCTATGCAGCTATTTTAGGCTACACGGTTGAAGAAGCACTCACGCTGAATTGTAAGAATATCACTCCAGAAAAATATGTAGAGCAAGAGTTAGCGGCATTTCAGGAACTCAAACGGACAGGGCTCTACGGTCCCTATGAAAAAGAATATATTCACAAAGATGGCCATCTAGTACCTGTGCGGATTTCAGGGCTGCTGCTAGAGCAAAACGGAGAACGCCTAATTTGCTGCAGTGTTGAAAATCTCACCCCAACTGCAAACGAATCGCCTTGTGAAATTCAGCTACAACCAGAGGCTGCAACAAACACAAAAAAGCCTGCACAGGCAGGCCAAAAAACTAACAGATGA
- the argB gene encoding acetylglutamate kinase, with product MLDVTNRVQVLSEALPYIQQFAGRTIVVKYGGAAMKDSTLKDQVIRDVVFMACVGMRPVLVHGGGPEINSWLGRLGIEPQFKNGLRVTDAATMEVVEMVLVGRVNKEIVELINQAGGSAVGLCGKDGNLIKARPEQEGVGFVGEVNSVDTRILDSLLKGGHIPVISSVAADETGQAYNINADTVAGELAAAMNAEKLILLTDTSGLLMDYKDPSTLISALDVQEARELINKGVISGGMIPKVKCCVRSLAQGVRAAHIIDGRVPHSLLLEIFSDAGIGTKLVGSRLMNPDLDERQPALPTELLKSL from the coding sequence ATGCTCGATGTCACTAATCGCGTTCAGGTCCTCAGTGAAGCGTTACCCTACATCCAGCAGTTTGCTGGGCGCACAATCGTCGTCAAGTACGGGGGTGCGGCGATGAAGGACAGCACGCTCAAAGATCAGGTGATTCGCGATGTCGTGTTTATGGCTTGTGTCGGGATGCGCCCAGTACTAGTACATGGAGGTGGTCCTGAGATCAACTCTTGGCTGGGGCGCTTGGGCATTGAGCCACAGTTCAAAAACGGTCTGCGCGTGACTGATGCCGCGACGATGGAAGTGGTCGAAATGGTGCTGGTGGGGCGGGTCAATAAAGAGATCGTGGAGCTGATCAACCAGGCTGGCGGCTCTGCGGTGGGTCTATGCGGTAAGGACGGCAACCTGATCAAGGCCCGACCGGAGCAGGAAGGGGTGGGCTTCGTCGGTGAGGTCAACAGCGTAGACACGCGCATTCTAGATTCTCTGCTTAAAGGCGGTCATATTCCTGTGATTTCTAGTGTGGCGGCTGACGAAACTGGGCAGGCCTACAACATCAATGCCGATACGGTTGCTGGGGAACTGGCTGCGGCAATGAATGCCGAGAAGCTGATCCTGCTCACCGATACCTCAGGGCTCTTGATGGACTACAAGGATCCCAGCACCCTAATCAGTGCCTTGGATGTACAGGAAGCACGGGAGCTGATTAATAAGGGCGTAATCTCTGGGGGCATGATTCCTAAGGTTAAGTGCTGTGTGCGCTCTTTGGCACAAGGTGTTCGTGCCGCTCACATCATTGATGGGCGGGTACCCCACTCATTGCTGTTGGAAATTTTTAGTGATGCGGGTATTGGCACTAAATTGGTTGGTTCGCGCTTGATGAATCCGGATCTGGACGAGCGTCAACCAGCGTTACCGACTGAGCTGCTGAAATCACTTTAG
- a CDS encoding P-II family nitrogen regulator, producing MKKVEAIIRPFKLDEVKIVLVNAGIVGMTVSEVRGFGRQKGQTERYRGSEYTVEFLQKLKVEIVVNDDQVEMVVEKIIAAARTGEIGDGKIFVSPVDETIRIRTGERNLEAI from the coding sequence TTGAAAAAGGTAGAAGCAATCATCCGGCCCTTTAAGCTGGACGAGGTCAAGATCGTTTTGGTGAATGCTGGCATTGTCGGCATGACTGTCTCGGAAGTACGCGGCTTTGGCCGCCAAAAGGGCCAGACCGAGCGTTATCGAGGCTCTGAGTACACCGTAGAGTTTCTGCAGAAGCTCAAGGTTGAAATTGTGGTCAATGATGACCAAGTTGAAATGGTGGTGGAAAAGATCATTGCTGCTGCCCGTACTGGTGAAATTGGAGATGGCAAAATTTTCGTCTCTCCAGTTGACGAAACAATTCGAATTCGAACGGGTGAGCGCAACCTGGAAGCGATTTAG
- the acnB gene encoding bifunctional aconitate hydratase 2/2-methylisocitrate dehydratase, with protein MLEQYRQHVAERAALGVPPLPLDAQQTAALCESLKSTPHGSDGAELLELLRERVPPGVDSAAYVKASFLAAIAKAETTSALLSPSQAIEILGTMVGGYNVRILIDLLSDARPDIAQAAADALRQTLLVFDSFHEVVELAQTNAYAQQVVDSWVAADWFTSRAPLPEQITVTVFKVPGETNTDDLSPASHATTRPDIPLHAQVMLESRLPGALQTIAGLKSKGHPVAYVGDVVGTGSSRKSAINSVLWHIGNDIPYVPNKRSGGVILGGAIAPIFFNTAEDSGALPIQCDVTRLETGMVITIYPYEGRIVSETGAVLANFELKPTTLADEVRAGGRVPLIIGRGLTDRTRAALGLPISDIFTRPVAPIDTGKGFTLAQKMVGKACGVGGVRSGTSCEPHMTTVGSQDTTGPMTRDELKELACLGFSADLVLQTFCHTAAYPKPVDIKVHQDLPDFFASRGGVALRPGDGIIHSWLNRMLLPDTVGTGGDSHTRFPLGISFPAGSGLVAFAAALGAMPLDMPESVLVRFKGELQPGVTLRDLVNAIPYVAIQQGLLTVGKENKKNVFAGRIMEIEGLPDLKVEQAFELTDATAERSCSGCTIKLSPETVSEYLRSNIALMRNMIARGYQDAKTLLRRIAKMEEWLANPVLLEADADAEYAEIIEIDLDQITEPIVAAPNDPDNVKLLSEVAGDRIDEVFIGSCMTNIGHYRATAKVLEGEPPVKGRLWICPPTRMDEYQLKQEGIYGIFGGAGARTEMPGCSLCMGNQARVADDTTVFSTSTRNFNNRMGKGAQVYLGSAELAAACAQLGRIPTVEEYRQIVAKKIAPLSADIYRYLNFDQIADFEDEGRVIPLEQMPKIEDILGMPVAVAQ; from the coding sequence ATGCTGGAACAGTACCGTCAACACGTTGCGGAACGGGCTGCCCTGGGAGTGCCACCCCTACCTCTGGACGCCCAGCAAACTGCCGCCCTCTGCGAATCGCTGAAGAGTACCCCTCATGGCAGTGATGGCGCGGAATTGCTGGAGCTGCTGCGGGAGCGCGTGCCCCCCGGCGTAGACTCAGCAGCTTATGTTAAGGCTTCTTTTTTAGCAGCGATCGCCAAGGCCGAAACCACATCAGCGTTGCTGTCCCCTAGCCAGGCGATCGAAATCCTGGGCACGATGGTCGGGGGCTACAACGTGCGTATCCTGATCGATCTATTGAGCGATGCCCGCCCTGACATTGCTCAGGCCGCAGCCGACGCCTTGAGGCAGACGTTACTGGTATTCGACAGCTTCCACGAGGTTGTTGAATTAGCGCAGACCAATGCTTACGCGCAACAGGTTGTTGATTCTTGGGTTGCAGCTGACTGGTTTACTAGCCGTGCACCCTTACCAGAGCAAATTACGGTGACGGTCTTCAAGGTGCCTGGAGAGACTAACACCGACGACTTATCGCCAGCATCCCACGCCACTACCCGGCCAGACATTCCATTGCATGCGCAGGTCATGCTGGAGTCGCGCCTGCCTGGAGCCCTACAAACGATTGCTGGACTCAAGAGCAAGGGACACCCGGTTGCCTATGTTGGCGATGTCGTCGGCACTGGTTCTTCGCGCAAATCAGCGATTAACTCGGTGCTCTGGCACATTGGCAACGATATTCCGTATGTACCCAACAAGCGCTCTGGCGGTGTGATTCTAGGGGGCGCGATTGCGCCGATCTTCTTTAACACTGCTGAAGATTCTGGGGCTCTGCCGATTCAGTGCGATGTTACTCGCCTAGAAACGGGCATGGTGATCACGATTTACCCCTATGAAGGTCGCATCGTAAGCGAGACCGGCGCAGTCTTGGCAAACTTTGAACTTAAACCCACAACGCTTGCTGATGAAGTCCGAGCGGGCGGTCGCGTACCCCTCATTATTGGTCGAGGGCTAACTGACCGAACTCGAGCTGCATTGGGTTTGCCAATTAGCGACATCTTCACTCGTCCGGTCGCGCCGATAGATACCGGCAAAGGCTTTACGCTAGCGCAGAAAATGGTGGGCAAAGCCTGCGGGGTAGGCGGTGTGCGTTCCGGCACATCTTGCGAGCCTCATATGACTACGGTTGGCTCCCAGGATACGACTGGTCCTATGACTCGGGATGAGCTGAAAGAACTAGCCTGTCTGGGCTTCTCAGCCGATCTCGTACTGCAAACCTTTTGCCACACAGCCGCCTACCCCAAGCCGGTTGACATCAAGGTTCATCAAGATCTGCCAGACTTTTTTGCCTCGCGGGGTGGCGTGGCCTTGCGTCCCGGCGATGGCATCATCCACTCCTGGCTTAATCGCATGCTCTTACCAGATACGGTAGGGACAGGCGGGGACTCACATACTCGCTTTCCGCTAGGGATCTCCTTCCCAGCCGGTTCTGGACTGGTGGCCTTTGCAGCAGCCTTAGGAGCAATGCCTTTAGATATGCCAGAGTCAGTGCTGGTGCGTTTCAAAGGTGAATTACAGCCCGGCGTAACACTGCGCGATCTTGTGAATGCCATCCCCTATGTCGCTATTCAACAGGGGTTGCTCACGGTCGGCAAAGAGAACAAAAAGAATGTCTTTGCCGGTCGGATTATGGAAATTGAGGGTTTACCTGACCTCAAGGTGGAGCAGGCTTTTGAACTGACTGATGCCACCGCCGAGCGCTCCTGTTCGGGCTGCACGATCAAGCTCAGCCCTGAAACTGTTTCAGAATATCTGCGCTCGAATATTGCCCTTATGCGCAACATGATTGCTCGGGGTTATCAAGATGCAAAAACCCTGTTGCGTCGCATTGCCAAGATGGAAGAGTGGTTGGCTAATCCGGTACTGCTAGAAGCTGATGCGGATGCAGAGTATGCCGAAATCATTGAGATCGATCTCGATCAGATTACTGAGCCGATTGTTGCCGCGCCTAACGATCCTGACAACGTTAAGCTGCTTTCTGAAGTTGCTGGTGATCGGATTGATGAGGTATTTATCGGCTCCTGCATGACCAACATTGGTCATTACCGGGCTACGGCTAAAGTGCTCGAGGGCGAACCGCCGGTCAAAGGACGCTTGTGGATCTGCCCCCCAACTCGCATGGACGAGTACCAACTCAAGCAGGAAGGAATCTACGGCATTTTTGGTGGGGCAGGGGCTCGAACTGAGATGCCTGGCTGCTCTCTATGCATGGGCAACCAAGCACGAGTTGCTGACGACACCACTGTCTTTTCCACCTCAACCCGCAACTTTAACAACCGCATGGGTAAGGGAGCCCAGGTCTATTTGGGGTCAGCAGAGTTAGCGGCAGCCTGCGCACAGTTGGGCCGCATTCCCACTGTCGAGGAGTACCGGCAGATTGTAGCCAAAAAAATCGCGCCCCTCTCAGCCGATATCTATCGATATCTCAACTTTGATCAGATTGCCGACTTTGAGGACGAAGGCCGGGTTATTCCATTGGAGCAAATGCCGAAAATTGAGGACATTTTGGGTATGCCAGTGGCAGTAGCCCAGTAG